The Streptomyces rubrogriseus genomic sequence GCGTGGGAGGGGCTCACCTTCGGCGAGGTGCGCGAGCGCCACCCCGCCGACCTGGACGCCTGGCTGGCCTCCCCGGACGCGGAGCCGACCGGCGGCGGCGAGAGTTTCGCGGCCACCGGCACCCGGATCGCCGCCACCCGCGACAAGCTCGTCGCGGCGTACGCGGGCCGCACGGTGCTGCTGGTCTCCCACGTCACGCCGATCAAGACGTTCGTGCGCCTCGCCCTGGGCGCCCCGCCCGAGTCGCTGTTCCGGATGGAACTCTCGGCGGCGTCCCTGTCGGCGGTGGCGTACTACGCGGACGGCGGCGCCAGCGTGCGCCTGTTCAACGAGACGTCCCACCTGCGCTGAGCGCGGCCGCCTCACGGGCCAGCGCCTCCACGCGCGCCCAGTCCCGGCCGACCACCGCGTCCTTGGGCAGCATCCAACTGCCGCCCACGCAGCCGACGTTGGGCAGCGCCAGGTACTGGGGCGCGGAGGCCGGGGTGATCCCGCCGGTCGGGCAGAAGCGCGCCTGCGGCAACGGCGCGGCGAGCGCCTTGAGATAGGCGGTGCCGCCCGCCGCCTCGGCCGGGAAGAACTTCATCTCCCGCACCCCGCGCTCCAGCAGCGTCACCACCTCCGACGTGGTGGACACCCCCGGCAGGAACGGCACCCCGGATCCCCGCATCGCCTCCAGCAGTGCGTCCGTCCACCCCGGGCTGACCAGGAACCGCGCCCCGGCCGCCACGACCTCCGCGACCTGCTCCGCGGTGACGACCGTGCCCGCGCCGACCACCGCGTCCGGCACCTCGGCGGCGATCGCCCGGATCGCGTCGAGGGCGACCGGCGTCCGCAGCGTCACCTCGATCGCGGGCAGCCCGCCGGCGACGAGCGCCCTGGCGAGCGGCACGGCGTCGGCGAGGTCGTCGACGACCACGACGGGTACGACGGGCGCGAGATCCAGCACCGAGGCGGCGGGGGAGGAGGGCAGCGGAGAACTCATGCCCTCATCGTGCCGCCGAAACGCACTCCCTGCAATCACCGTTGCAACAAGTGCAACGGCCGAGGGTGACGGTTCAGTGGACCTCGTGCACGAGTACGTCCAGCGACCACGGCCGCCCGCCCTTCGCGGGCGCCTCCGCCTCCACCTCGTACCCCAGGTCCCGCAGCGCCTCCACCAGCTCCGCCGGTCCCTCGGGCGCGGTCCCGGACGCCAGCAGGCTCCGGACGATCCGCCCCTTGGTCGCCTTGTTGAAGTGGCTGACCACCTTCCGGGTCGGCGCGTGCAGCACCCGCACGGTCGCGGTCCGCGGGGCGACCTCGCCCTTCGGCTTCCACGCCGCCGCG encodes the following:
- the eda gene encoding bifunctional 4-hydroxy-2-oxoglutarate aldolase/2-dehydro-3-deoxy-phosphogluconate aldolase, with product MSSPLPSSPAASVLDLAPVVPVVVVDDLADAVPLARALVAGGLPAIEVTLRTPVALDAIRAIAAEVPDAVVGAGTVVTAEQVAEVVAAGARFLVSPGWTDALLEAMRGSGVPFLPGVSTTSEVVTLLERGVREMKFFPAEAAGGTAYLKALAAPLPQARFCPTGGITPASAPQYLALPNVGCVGGSWMLPKDAVVGRDWARVEALAREAAALSAGGTSR